Genomic window (Gammaproteobacteria bacterium):
AATCTTCGGGACTTGCCCAGGCGTGGAACCCGTCGGGCCACCCCTTGGACGCTGCTTTCGCGGCTCCCGGGGCCTGGCATGAGCCAGGGTTCGGCTGACAGGCGGAGCAAGTATATACAAGAGGGGCGGAACGGGGCCGGCGATTCGGCAATCTGGCCAATCGCGCCGCTTATGTCAGGCCAGGGAATCCCAAGTCATTGATTCTTCACCGCTGGACTGCAGCTTTCCCGGCTGCGTTGGCGGCCCTGCCCGGCCCGTCGCGCGGGGCCTGCGCAGGGGCCTGGCGCATTCCCTTGCCAGTCAGTGACTTGCGATTTCATTCGCGAGCGGGCCTTTATGCACCCACGCCCCCGCCAGGCCCGTCAGGCCGGGAAGAAATCGATGGGCTTGGTGGTCGTGACCGTGGCCACGTCCTTGTCCGGGAAGCGGAACATCTTCACGCGCGCCACCAGCTTCTGCATCAGCTCGTCATCCTTGAGCTCCGAGGACAGGACCTCGCAGGCGGATACGGCCCCGGACGGTTCGATGGTCAGGCGCAGCACCAGCTTGCCCTGGAGTGAGGGATCACGCCGCAGCGCACGGCTGTAAAGCGCGTAGATCGCGCCCTTGTTCTGGTCGAACACCATCTCGATTTCCTCGCGGCTGCGCGACGCCTTGCCGTCGCTGCCGCGCGGGCTGGTATCGGCCGCCTCGGCGAGGCCGGCCAGGCGGCTGTCCACCCGGGTGGTGGCACGGCCGGCCAGTCCTGCGCCGCCGGTATCGCGGCTCAGCGCCGCGGTATTGATGCCGCCGCTGCCCTTGCCCGCCTTCGCGGTGATCAGCGAGCGCTCCACCTGCGGGGCTTCGCCCGCGGTGGCACCGAGTTGCCGGCGGGCGGCGAGCTTCGAGGTCACATCGGTGTCACGCAGCTCGGCCAGCTGGTCCTGCAGCGCCATGAGGCCCGAGCGCTGCGCCTTCCTGCGCGCCTCCTCGCGCCGGTCCACGGGCACGGGCCGCGGCGCTTCGGGCCGGGGTTCGACCTTCGCCACCTTGGGCTCGGGCTTCGGCTGCTCGATCACCGGCGGTGGCGGCGGGGGTGGTGGCCTGGGCTGCTCGACGATGAGCTTCACCACGCGCTCGGGAATCTCCGGCTGGCGCGGGCGCTCCCGCTCCATCACCGGCAGGAAGGGCATCAGCAACGCCACCACCACGTAGGCGATGAAGCCATTGCGCAGGATGCGCCGGAAGCGCCGTTCGGCCTCCTCGTCGGCGGTCCAGGGCAGATCGTAGATGCGGTACTGCACGTGCACGCTCATGGCCGTCCCGATGCCTCTCAGGCCGCGGTGCGGGGCCGTGCCCGCTCGCGTTCCAGCACGGCCAGCGACACCTTGCCGAAGTCGGCGCTGGTGCAGGTGGCCATGACCTTCTTCAGCACGCTGTAGGGCACCGCGCGGTCGCCCATGATGGTGACCTCGCGGGCGGCGGCGTGGCCGTCGCCCAGCACCCGCTCGCTCTGGCCGAGCAGCGCCGCCTTCAGCGGCTCGATGACCGTGCCCTCGCTGGCGGCCACCTCGGCCACGCTGCCGACGCGCTGGCCGGCGACGTAGAGGCTGTCGCGGGTGACCATGACCACCACGGTCTCGCGCGGCTTGATGTCGGAGACCGACTGCGGGATGGAGATGTCCTGCGTGTTCGGCAGGATGTCCACGTCGGCGGTGTGCAGCAGCAGGAACACCACGAGTATGGTCATCATGTCGATGAACGGCACCAGCACCAGGTGCCCCTCGGTGGTGTGCCGGCGCTTGCGGTGCTGCTTGACGCGGGTCGGTGTCATGTCGGCGCATCCCCCACGGAGATGTTCGGGAACAGCTCGACGCGCGCCCAGCCCTGGCTGCCGGGCACCTCGTAGACCCGCACGGTGTCCATGACCTGCACCAGCACGTCGTAGGGAATGGCGGGCGCGAGCAGGATGGTCACGTCCTGGTTGTCCGGAAAGCGCGCCTTGACCAGCTTCAGGTACTCGGCGAGGCCGCCGAGGTCGTAGCCGGCTGCCGCCTTCGGCAGGCTCTTCAGCACGCCGGTGGCCTGGTCGGAGACCTCGATGGCGCCGTCACGCACGATGACCTCCAGATGCAGGCCCTCGGGCAGCTCCGGCACGCTGGCGTTCGCCGCCGGCAGGTTCAGTTCCAGGATGCTGGTCCTGGAGAACACGGCGGTGAAGATCAGGAAGAACACCAGGATCACCATCATGTCGATCATGGGGACGATGTTGAGGTCCCCCGCCCCGCGTCGCCGCAGGTGGTGCCGGCGCACGCGCCTGACGTGCTTGGAGGCCTTCATGGCTCAGGCCGTGCCGCGTGCCGGGAGCGGGTTGCGCGCCACGCCCGGTGTCGGTGCCGAGGCGGCCGGCGGCGGCGCCATGCCGGCGGTGCGCTCGGTGATGGTGTTGAGGAACTTCAGCGCACCGACCTCCAGGCTGTCGATCAGCGCCGTGGTCTTCGACTCCAGGAACATGTGGCTGAGCAGCAGGGTGATGGCGACCACCAGGCCGCCGGCGGT
Coding sequences:
- a CDS encoding AgmX/PglI C-terminal domain-containing protein, with protein sequence MSVHVQYRIYDLPWTADEEAERRFRRILRNGFIAYVVVALLMPFLPVMERERPRQPEIPERVVKLIVEQPRPPPPPPPPVIEQPKPEPKVAKVEPRPEAPRPVPVDRREEARRKAQRSGLMALQDQLAELRDTDVTSKLAARRQLGATAGEAPQVERSLITAKAGKGSGGINTAALSRDTGGAGLAGRATTRVDSRLAGLAEAADTSPRGSDGKASRSREEIEMVFDQNKGAIYALYSRALRRDPSLQGKLVLRLTIEPSGAVSACEVLSSELKDDELMQKLVARVKMFRFPDKDVATVTTTKPIDFFPA
- a CDS encoding biopolymer transporter ExbD — its product is MTPTRVKQHRKRRHTTEGHLVLVPFIDMMTILVVFLLLHTADVDILPNTQDISIPQSVSDIKPRETVVVMVTRDSLYVAGQRVGSVAEVAASEGTVIEPLKAALLGQSERVLGDGHAAAREVTIMGDRAVPYSVLKKVMATCTSADFGKVSLAVLERERARPRTAA
- a CDS encoding biopolymer transporter ExbD, coding for MKASKHVRRVRRHHLRRRGAGDLNIVPMIDMMVILVFFLIFTAVFSRTSILELNLPAANASVPELPEGLHLEVIVRDGAIEVSDQATGVLKSLPKAAAGYDLGGLAEYLKLVKARFPDNQDVTILLAPAIPYDVLVQVMDTVRVYEVPGSQGWARVELFPNISVGDAPT